Proteins co-encoded in one Spiroplasma gladiatoris genomic window:
- a CDS encoding SemiSWEET family sugar transporter — MSFNDILSWIASISLVSSLIPQIIRIAQRRSAKDVSLITILFFVIGNGIWVVYAALINYVQLLVTNTLLCSFGWILLILKTISSYKYKKYLNFIHNNEHILNLNEEDLINLINKSSKEKK; from the coding sequence ATGAGTTTTAATGATATTTTAAGTTGAATAGCTTCAATTTCGTTGGTTAGTTCTTTAATACCTCAAATAATTAGAATTGCACAAAGAAGAAGTGCAAAAGATGTTAGTTTAATAACTATTTTATTTTTTGTTATAGGAAATGGAATTTGAGTTGTATATGCTGCTTTAATAAACTATGTGCAGTTGCTTGTTACAAATACATTGCTTTGTTCGTTTGGTTGAATTTTATTAATATTAAAAACAATAAGTAGTTATAAATATAAAAAGTATCTGAATTTTATCCATAATAATGAACATATTTTAAATTTAAATGAAGAAGATTTAATAAATTTAATTAATAAATCAAGTAAGGAGAAAAAATAA
- a CDS encoding SemiSWEET family sugar transporter gives MSESLQVFIKVLSWIATVFSCIRLMPQCIKIIKTKSVNDVSLSMYIIWTISAILWITTSALLIPPNWPLIVTNIIAGLTSLVILILKLVSILQNKRIVVEKNLNEDKINLLRKKYVNILLKQQKQEIKNKKEKNI, from the coding sequence ATGTCAGAATCCTTACAAGTTTTTATTAAAGTTTTAAGTTGAATAGCAACAGTTTTTAGTTGTATAAGATTAATGCCTCAATGTATTAAAATTATTAAAACAAAATCTGTAAACGATGTTTCGTTATCAATGTATATAATATGAACAATATCAGCTATTTTATGAATTACCACTTCAGCCTTACTAATTCCTCCAAATTGACCATTAATAGTTACAAATATTATTGCTGGGTTGACATCATTGGTGATATTAATTTTAAAATTAGTATCAATATTACAAAATAAAAGAATTGTAGTTGAAAAAAACCTTAACGAAGATAAAATTAATTTGTTAAGAAAAAAATATGTAAATATTTTGTTAAAACAACAAAAACAAGAAATAAAAAATAAGAAAGAGAAAAACATTTAA
- the typA gene encoding translational GTPase TypA: MNKKIINIAVIAHVDAGKSTLVDAFLSQAGVFRANEEVKEQVMDSNDQERERGITIYSKNCAIEYNDYKINIVDTPGHADFSSEVERIMKTVDTVILLVDSSEGPMPQTRFVLSKALELGLKPILLINKIDKKDQRALEVVDEVLELFMELDANDEQLEFKTLFGIAREGIAQYSMDKESKDLSPLFETIIKQVGNYPLELVEQDAQLQISSLAYDSFIGRLGIGRLFKGTLKEGQQVSISKNDGSINREKISGLFVYQGLKRVSVKEAQAGDIVVISGIKDLTIGDTVNNVDKIDPLPPIIIEEPTMSMNFLVNTSPFAGKVGKFVTTRNIKERLDKELEVNVGLKVEALTDSSADGFKVLGRGELHLSVLIESMRREGFELGISRPEVVFKVGPNKEKLEPIEKVIVDVPSEYSGTVINKLNLRKGKMLDMDSDGVRDKVTYSVPTRGLIGFKSEFTNDTRGEGVMVKSLVGYEEYRGPIEGRNNGVLISMASGVSLPYALNNLEDRGILFIGPQVQVYDGMIVGLHSKDNDLEVNPTNAKKLTNTRSSGTDDAIKLTPPRKFTLEEALDFIEWDELVEVTPDDVRLRKKWLSSNERKQHRNDPH, encoded by the coding sequence ATGAATAAAAAAATTATAAATATAGCCGTAATAGCCCACGTTGATGCTGGAAAGTCAACATTAGTGGATGCTTTTTTAAGTCAAGCAGGAGTTTTTAGAGCTAATGAAGAAGTAAAAGAGCAAGTTATGGATAGTAACGATCAAGAAAGAGAACGTGGAATTACTATTTATTCAAAAAACTGTGCAATAGAATATAATGATTACAAAATTAATATTGTTGATACACCAGGCCATGCTGATTTTTCAAGTGAAGTTGAAAGAATTATGAAAACAGTTGATACAGTTATTTTGTTGGTTGATTCTTCAGAAGGGCCAATGCCTCAAACAAGATTTGTACTTTCAAAAGCTTTAGAACTAGGTCTAAAACCAATTCTTTTAATTAATAAAATCGATAAAAAAGATCAAAGAGCTTTAGAAGTTGTTGATGAAGTTTTAGAATTATTTATGGAATTAGATGCAAATGATGAACAATTAGAATTTAAAACTTTATTTGGGATCGCAAGAGAAGGAATCGCTCAATATTCAATGGATAAAGAATCAAAAGACTTGTCACCATTATTTGAAACAATAATAAAACAAGTTGGAAATTATCCACTAGAATTAGTTGAACAAGATGCACAACTACAAATTTCTTCTTTGGCATATGACTCATTTATTGGTAGATTAGGAATTGGTAGATTATTTAAAGGAACTCTAAAAGAAGGACAACAAGTATCTATTTCAAAAAATGATGGTTCAATTAATAGAGAAAAAATTTCAGGTTTATTTGTATACCAAGGATTAAAAAGAGTTTCTGTTAAAGAAGCACAAGCTGGAGATATTGTTGTAATTTCAGGGATTAAAGATTTAACAATTGGAGATACAGTTAATAATGTTGATAAAATTGACCCATTACCTCCAATTATTATTGAAGAACCAACTATGAGTATGAACTTTTTAGTTAATACCTCACCATTTGCAGGAAAAGTTGGTAAATTTGTTACTACAAGAAACATTAAAGAAAGATTAGATAAAGAACTAGAAGTTAATGTAGGTTTAAAAGTTGAAGCTTTAACTGACTCTAGTGCTGATGGATTTAAAGTTCTTGGTAGAGGAGAATTACACCTTTCAGTTTTAATAGAATCAATGAGAAGAGAAGGTTTTGAATTAGGAATATCAAGACCAGAAGTAGTTTTTAAAGTTGGTCCAAATAAAGAAAAATTAGAACCAATTGAAAAAGTTATTGTTGATGTACCAAGTGAATATTCAGGAACTGTAATTAACAAACTTAATTTAAGAAAAGGAAAAATGTTAGACATGGATTCTGATGGAGTAAGAGATAAAGTTACTTACTCAGTTCCAACTCGTGGGCTAATTGGATTTAAATCTGAATTTACAAATGACACAAGAGGTGAAGGTGTTATGGTTAAATCGCTTGTTGGTTATGAAGAGTATCGTGGTCCAATTGAAGGTAGAAATAATGGTGTATTAATTTCAATGGCAAGTGGTGTTTCACTTCCCTATGCTTTAAACAACTTAGAAGACCGAGGAATTTTATTTATCGGTCCCCAAGTACAAGTTTATGATGGAATGATTGTTGGACTACACTCAAAAGATAATGATTTAGAAGTTAACCCAACAAATGCAAAAAAACTTACAAATACTAGATCAAGTGGAACTGATGATGCTATTAAATTAACACCACCAAGAAAGTTCACTTTAGAAGAAGCACTTGATTTTATTGAATGAGATGAACTTGTAGAAGTCACTCCAGATGATGTTAGATTAAGAAAAAAATGACTTTCAAGCAATGAAAGAAAACAACATAGAAATGATCCTCATTAG
- the eno gene encoding phosphopyruvate hydratase produces the protein MSKIVKVVAREVLDSRGFPTVQVDVETEFGGRGSAKVPSGASTGSREALELRDGDKKRFGGKGVLKAVANVNDKIAKLVIGMDAFNQIEIDKAMIKLDGDDFKKNLGANAILGVSLAVAKAAADELDIPLYRYIGGVNARRLPVPMLNVINGGAHADSAIDFQEFMIMPVGAPTFSEALRWASEVFQTLKSILHEKGDVTAVGDEGGFAPHFGWAYKNEKDLNEYKAKTPVEVALDLLVEAIEKAGYKTGEEGIMIAMDAANSELYKEDGKYHFKKIEERTGQEWALTTEEMVNFLGKLNDNYPIISIEDGLAESDWDGFIKQVQEQGTKIQIVGDDLYVTNPKITAEGIAKGASNSVLIKLNQIGTLTETIETIQMAQKAGWTAVASHRSGETEDSTIADLAVALNTGQIKTGSMSRSDRIAKYNRLLEIEAELGDSAIYDGIKSFYNLKK, from the coding sequence ATGTCAAAAATAGTTAAAGTAGTAGCACGTGAAGTATTAGACTCACGTGGATTTCCAACAGTTCAAGTAGATGTAGAAACTGAATTTGGAGGACGTGGATCAGCTAAAGTTCCATCAGGAGCATCAACTGGTTCAAGAGAAGCATTAGAATTAAGAGATGGAGATAAAAAACGTTTCGGTGGAAAAGGAGTATTAAAAGCCGTAGCAAATGTTAATGACAAAATTGCAAAATTAGTTATTGGTATGGATGCTTTTAATCAAATTGAAATCGACAAAGCAATGATCAAATTAGATGGTGATGATTTCAAAAAAAACTTAGGAGCTAACGCAATCTTAGGTGTATCATTAGCAGTTGCAAAAGCAGCAGCAGATGAATTGGACATTCCACTATACAGATATATTGGTGGGGTAAATGCAAGAAGATTACCAGTTCCAATGTTAAATGTTATAAACGGAGGAGCTCATGCAGATAGTGCAATTGACTTCCAAGAATTTATGATCATGCCAGTTGGAGCACCAACTTTTAGTGAAGCATTAAGATGAGCTTCAGAAGTATTTCAAACATTAAAATCAATTCTACACGAAAAAGGTGATGTAACTGCAGTTGGAGATGAAGGTGGATTTGCACCTCACTTTGGTTGAGCATACAAAAACGAAAAAGATTTAAATGAATATAAAGCAAAAACACCAGTTGAAGTTGCATTAGACTTATTAGTTGAAGCAATTGAAAAAGCAGGTTATAAAACTGGAGAAGAAGGTATTATGATCGCAATGGATGCTGCAAACTCAGAATTATACAAAGAAGATGGAAAATACCACTTCAAAAAAATAGAAGAAAGAACTGGACAAGAATGAGCATTAACTACTGAAGAAATGGTAAACTTCTTAGGTAAATTAAATGACAACTATCCAATTATTTCAATTGAAGATGGATTAGCAGAATCTGATTGAGATGGATTTATCAAACAAGTTCAAGAACAAGGAACTAAAATCCAAATCGTTGGAGATGACTTATATGTAACAAATCCAAAAATTACTGCTGAAGGAATTGCAAAAGGTGCATCAAACTCAGTTTTAATTAAGTTAAACCAAATTGGTACATTAACTGAAACTATTGAAACAATTCAAATGGCTCAAAAAGCTGGTTGAACAGCTGTTGCATCTCACCGTTCAGGAGAAACAGAAGACTCAACAATCGCAGATCTTGCTGTTGCTTTAAACACAGGGCAAATTAAAACAGGTTCAATGTCAAGATCTGATAGAATTGCAAAATACAATAGATTATTAGAAATTGAAGCAGAACTTGGAGATTCTGCAATTTATGATGGTATTAAATCATTCTATAACTTAAAAAAATAA
- a CDS encoding phosphatase PAP2 family protein: protein MLFKTKKNNLIFWIISFLIFFSIFTIASIYDYDISLKNFENYNQNNIFLELIMYVFNIYGHSIISFPVYISITLATFLVFKKNKEGFKKYIKIIISIFYGSLFLLSLLFFSFYKSIEDWNETKSINQLIIQLTISSVALLLGILTIIFIHLIFYTNKIIKTKIDIEKVGFNAVLCLIFILISMVVVYILKIGVARPRPREIFNLENPKDAFKYPFEISIKNRSGQSFPSGHTQSACSVFGLLFFIDKKNNLCKKLYYYLLVIFSILAILTGVSRILILAHFLTDVLMAYFICLVAFLITKYWLPKYLIKKEISYKEKISQKKGNKNG from the coding sequence ATGCTATTTAAAACTAAAAAAAACAATTTAATATTTTGAATAATTAGTTTTTTAATATTTTTTTCTATATTTACAATTGCTTCAATCTATGATTATGATATATCTTTAAAAAATTTTGAAAATTATAATCAAAATAATATTTTTTTAGAACTTATAATGTATGTTTTTAATATTTATGGTCATTCAATAATAAGTTTTCCAGTTTATATCTCTATAACTCTTGCAACATTTTTAGTTTTTAAAAAAAATAAAGAAGGTTTTAAAAAATATATAAAAATAATTATTAGTATTTTTTATGGAAGTTTATTTTTATTATCTTTATTGTTTTTTAGTTTTTATAAATCAATTGAAGATTGAAATGAAACTAAATCAATTAACCAATTAATTATTCAATTAACAATATCATCAGTCGCTCTATTATTAGGGATATTAACAATAATATTTATACACTTAATTTTTTATACAAATAAAATAATTAAAACAAAAATTGATATTGAAAAAGTTGGATTTAATGCAGTGCTTTGTTTAATATTCATTTTAATAAGCATGGTTGTTGTTTACATCTTAAAAATTGGTGTAGCAAGACCAAGACCAAGAGAAATATTTAATTTAGAAAATCCTAAGGATGCTTTTAAATATCCTTTTGAAATTAGTATTAAAAACAGAAGTGGACAAAGCTTTCCTTCAGGTCACACTCAATCAGCTTGTAGTGTTTTTGGACTATTGTTTTTTATTGATAAAAAAAATAATCTTTGTAAAAAACTCTATTATTATTTATTAGTCATTTTTTCAATATTAGCAATACTAACTGGTGTTTCAAGAATTTTAATATTAGCTCACTTTTTAACAGATGTACTAATGGCATATTTTATTTGTTTAGTAGCATTTTTGATTACAAAGTATTGATTACCAAAATACTTAATTAAAAAAGAAATTTCATATAAAGAAAAAATATCTCAAAAAAAAGGAAATAAAAATGGCTAA
- the ruvX gene encoding Holliday junction resolvase RuvX: MAKYIGLDIGSKTIGVATSEGFLANPYKTIRFEENNFVEAINLLKEILDQEGYEKIIYGYPINMDGSIGHRVEMVELVINLLKEKLNLNDEKLVKVDERLTTRMAKAILIEANMSRKKQKVNKDQLAARLILETFLQNNN, from the coding sequence ATGGCTAAATATATTGGACTAGATATTGGATCAAAAACAATTGGAGTTGCTACAAGTGAAGGGTTTTTAGCAAATCCCTACAAAACAATAAGATTTGAAGAAAATAATTTTGTAGAAGCCATTAACCTTTTAAAAGAAATTTTAGATCAAGAAGGTTATGAAAAAATAATATATGGTTATCCAATTAATATGGATGGTTCTATTGGTCACCGAGTTGAAATGGTAGAATTAGTTATTAACCTTTTAAAAGAAAAATTAAACTTAAATGATGAAAAACTTGTTAAAGTTGATGAAAGACTTACAACAAGAATGGCTAAAGCAATTTTAATTGAAGCAAATATGAGTAGAAAAAAACAAAAAGTTAATAAAGATCAATTAGCAGCACGATTAATTTTAGAAACTTTTTTACAAAATAATAATTAG
- the hpt gene encoding hypoxanthine phosphoribosyltransferase — translation MQHPLVKEILLSKEEIETRVKELGKEVSDYYKSQQVKDNTVILVGLLKGCVPFMAKFIENFDYQCQTEYMKVSSYEGTTQSTGKVNVLLDLGVSIEEKTVLLVEDIIDTGLTVQYVKEYLLARKPKDVKIIALVDKPEGRKVEVNLDWCGFSIPNKFVVGCGLDYDERLRNLPYIAVCDTDKLDDWKW, via the coding sequence ATGCAGCACCCGCTTGTAAAAGAAATATTATTATCAAAAGAAGAAATTGAAACCAGAGTTAAAGAATTAGGAAAAGAAGTTTCAGATTATTATAAAAGCCAACAGGTAAAAGATAACACAGTTATATTAGTAGGTTTATTAAAAGGTTGCGTACCTTTTATGGCAAAATTTATAGAGAACTTTGATTATCAATGTCAAACTGAATATATGAAAGTATCATCATACGAAGGAACAACTCAATCAACAGGTAAAGTAAATGTACTATTGGACTTAGGAGTATCAATTGAAGAAAAAACTGTTCTTTTAGTTGAAGATATTATTGATACTGGATTAACTGTTCAATATGTTAAAGAATATTTGTTAGCAAGAAAACCAAAAGATGTAAAAATCATTGCTTTAGTTGATAAACCAGAAGGCAGAAAAGTTGAAGTAAACTTAGACTGATGTGGTTTTTCAATACCAAACAAATTTGTAGTAGGTTGTGGTCTTGATTATGATGAAAGATTAAGAAATTTACCATATATTGCAGTTTGTGATACAGATAAATTAGATGATTGAAAATGATAA
- the pfkA gene encoding 6-phosphofructokinase: MIKKIGVLTSGGDSPGMNAAISAVVKSAISKGIEAYVIREGYKGLINKWIEKVDTTFASDIISRGGTIIGSARFPEFKEESVRKIAVENLKEFGIEALVVIGGDGSYQGAEKLTNLGINCIGLPGTIDNDIVSSDYTIGFDTALNTVVRSIDQIRDTMQSHSRCSVVEIMGNGCGDLTLYAATATGAEVFSTKESFLTEEEICQEVKNLAKAGKRSVVVAVAEKLYDAHSLATKIEEASGYVTRATVLGHVQRGGSPTAMDRYLAVNAGIFAVEQLIEGKGGLYIGMSDNKLVARDINSTLNMPKPDKSQEYQKARKNNLSI; this comes from the coding sequence ATGATTAAAAAAATAGGAGTACTTACTTCAGGTGGGGACTCTCCGGGAATGAATGCTGCAATCAGTGCAGTTGTAAAATCAGCAATTTCAAAAGGAATTGAAGCGTATGTAATTAGAGAAGGTTACAAAGGATTGATTAATAAATGAATTGAAAAAGTTGATACAACTTTTGCTTCAGATATTATTTCAAGAGGTGGAACAATTATAGGGTCAGCTAGATTTCCTGAATTTAAAGAAGAATCAGTTCGAAAAATCGCTGTTGAAAACTTGAAAGAATTTGGAATTGAAGCATTAGTAGTAATAGGTGGAGATGGAAGTTATCAAGGTGCTGAAAAACTTACAAATTTAGGTATAAATTGTATTGGATTGCCAGGTACAATCGACAATGATATTGTTTCTTCAGATTACACAATTGGATTTGACACTGCTTTAAATACAGTTGTTAGATCAATTGATCAAATAAGAGATACTATGCAATCACATAGTAGATGTAGTGTTGTTGAAATTATGGGAAATGGATGTGGAGATTTAACTCTTTATGCAGCAACTGCAACTGGAGCAGAAGTCTTTTCAACAAAAGAAAGTTTTTTAACAGAAGAAGAAATTTGTCAAGAAGTAAAGAACTTAGCAAAAGCTGGTAAAAGAAGTGTTGTTGTAGCTGTTGCAGAAAAATTATATGATGCACATAGTTTAGCAACAAAAATTGAAGAAGCTTCAGGTTATGTTACTAGAGCGACTGTTTTAGGACATGTTCAAAGAGGTGGAAGTCCAACTGCAATGGATAGATATTTAGCAGTAAATGCAGGAATATTTGCTGTTGAACAATTAATCGAAGGAAAAGGTGGATTATATATTGGTATGAGCGATAACAAGCTTGTGGCAAGAGATATTAACTCAACATTAAACATGCCAAAACCAGATAAATCTCAAGAATATCAAAAAGCAAGAAAAAATAACTTATCAATTTAA
- the pyk gene encoding pyruvate kinase: protein MQKAIEFYEPNQLEKKIKRTKIVTTIGPSTNTKDSIRKLLENGMNVVRLNFSHGTQEEHIAKIKSVLELREEEQKPISILLDTKGPEIRVGKMINGSQEIKAGSDIRIYTLEEEYKNRECNANEMTVSYDMSIDLKVGDTILVDDGKLTMHVVSVEPGVISCKAFNHHIVKTNKRINLPGVDFSLPFLSEKDISDIRFGANSKIDYIAASFVNTAQNVNDIRAILKEENAEHIQIISKIESKIGIFNIDEIVDASDGIMVARGDLGLEIPYYEVPHWEKEIIRKCREKGKICIVATQMLESMTDNPQPTRAEVTDVYYATELGADATMLSGESAAGIYPFITTHTMATINKRAELNFYGKIYYDRALEMARNSTSGHRARIADELANITRNGKYEYVVVLSRTGELLKTISKFRPNVTILGVVEDEKLWNAFGCWHSIFMNKVDKIDDIVKKPDLAAEIARLWGAKKGEEILIVRSEDIKTHIV, encoded by the coding sequence ATGCAAAAAGCTATTGAATTTTATGAACCTAATCAATTAGAAAAAAAAATTAAAAGGACAAAAATAGTCACAACAATTGGGCCTAGTACAAACACAAAAGATTCAATTAGAAAATTATTAGAAAATGGAATGAATGTTGTTAGATTGAATTTCTCTCACGGAACACAAGAAGAGCATATTGCAAAAATTAAAAGCGTTTTAGAGTTAAGAGAAGAAGAACAAAAACCAATTTCAATTCTTTTAGATACAAAAGGACCAGAAATTCGTGTTGGAAAAATGATTAATGGATCTCAAGAAATAAAAGCTGGTAGTGATATTAGAATTTATACATTAGAAGAAGAGTACAAAAATAGAGAATGTAATGCTAATGAAATGACAGTATCATATGATATGAGTATTGATTTAAAAGTGGGAGACACAATCTTAGTTGATGATGGGAAATTAACAATGCATGTTGTAAGTGTTGAACCAGGCGTTATTAGTTGTAAAGCATTTAATCATCATATTGTAAAAACTAACAAAAGAATTAACTTACCAGGGGTTGACTTTTCATTACCATTTTTAAGTGAAAAAGATATTTCAGATATAAGATTTGGAGCAAATAGTAAAATTGACTATATTGCAGCATCGTTTGTAAATACTGCACAAAATGTAAATGACATAAGAGCCATTTTAAAAGAAGAAAACGCAGAACATATTCAAATCATTTCAAAAATTGAATCAAAAATTGGAATCTTTAATATTGATGAAATTGTTGATGCTAGTGATGGAATAATGGTTGCTAGAGGAGATTTAGGATTAGAAATACCTTACTATGAAGTTCCTCATTGAGAAAAAGAAATTATTAGAAAATGTCGTGAAAAAGGAAAAATTTGTATTGTAGCAACTCAAATGTTAGAGTCAATGACAGATAATCCTCAACCAACTAGAGCAGAAGTAACTGATGTGTATTATGCAACAGAATTAGGAGCAGATGCAACAATGTTAAGTGGAGAATCTGCTGCAGGAATTTATCCTTTTATAACAACTCATACAATGGCAACTATTAATAAACGTGCTGAATTAAATTTTTATGGAAAAATTTATTATGATAGAGCATTAGAAATGGCTAGAAATTCAACAAGTGGACATAGAGCAAGAATTGCAGATGAATTAGCAAACATAACTAGAAATGGAAAATATGAGTATGTTGTTGTTCTTTCAAGAACAGGAGAACTTTTAAAAACTATTTCTAAATTTAGACCTAATGTAACAATATTAGGAGTAGTAGAAGATGAAAAACTTTGAAATGCCTTTGGTTGTTGACATTCAATCTTTATGAATAAAGTTGATAAAATTGATGATATTGTTAAAAAGCCAGATTTAGCAGCTGAAATAGCTCGTTTATGAGGAGCTAAAAAAGGTGAAGAAATTTTAATAGTTAGATCAGAAGATATTAAAACTCACATTGTTTAA
- the pyk gene encoding pyruvate kinase, which produces MKTYNLKEKVKRTKIITTLGPSVHSKEAINELFENGMTTIRLNFSHADFSEHGERFDWVKELREEINKPISILLDTKGPEIRVGKMKDGKQEIKAGTEITVYTDPESFSSRECGPTELQMSYDMSQDVKVGDTVLIDDGKLTTHVTSVDKDKKIVMCKAFNRHVVKTNKRVNLPGVDFTLPFLAEKDYNDIKFGIKQGIDYIAASFVNSADNVAEIRKLLKEENAEHVQIISKIESQIAIDNIDSIIEASDGIMIARGDLGLEIPYYEVPFQEKRIIRKCREKGKLVVVATQMLESMTENPQPTRAEVTDVYYATELGADSTMLSGESANGDFPFITTETMATINKRAEIEFYTKLYYEKQLENARKSTSGQRADIANQLANTSIDGKYEYAVVASRTGELLKTISKFRPNVTILGVSAEPKLWTAFGVWHSIFMNRVDDFDAFLDDHKAIINVAKSWGAKSGEKILFVRNENITELVVD; this is translated from the coding sequence ATGAAAACTTATAACTTAAAAGAAAAAGTAAAAAGAACAAAAATTATTACAACTCTTGGACCTTCAGTTCATTCAAAAGAAGCTATTAATGAATTATTTGAAAACGGAATGACAACAATCCGTTTAAACTTCTCACATGCTGATTTTTCAGAACACGGAGAAAGATTCGATTGAGTAAAAGAATTAAGAGAAGAAATTAACAAACCAATTTCAATTCTTTTAGATACAAAAGGACCAGAAATTCGTGTTGGAAAAATGAAAGATGGAAAGCAAGAAATAAAAGCAGGAACAGAAATTACAGTTTATACAGATCCTGAATCATTTTCATCAAGAGAGTGTGGACCAACTGAATTACAAATGTCATATGATATGTCTCAAGATGTTAAAGTTGGAGATACAGTTTTAATTGATGATGGAAAATTAACAACTCATGTTACTAGTGTTGATAAAGATAAAAAAATAGTTATGTGTAAAGCATTTAACAGACATGTTGTTAAAACTAACAAACGTGTTAATTTACCAGGTGTAGACTTTACTTTACCATTCTTGGCTGAAAAAGATTACAATGACATTAAATTTGGAATTAAACAAGGTATTGATTATATCGCAGCATCATTTGTAAATTCAGCTGATAATGTTGCTGAAATTAGAAAATTATTAAAAGAAGAAAATGCAGAACATGTGCAAATTATTTCAAAAATTGAATCACAAATCGCAATTGATAATATTGATTCAATTATTGAAGCAAGCGATGGAATAATGATTGCAAGAGGGGATTTAGGTTTAGAAATTCCTTATTACGAAGTTCCTTTCCAAGAAAAAAGAATTATTAGAAAATGTCGTGAAAAAGGAAAATTAGTAGTAGTTGCAACTCAAATGTTAGAATCAATGACAGAAAACCCTCAACCAACTAGAGCAGAAGTAACTGATGTTTACTATGCAACAGAATTGGGAGCAGATTCAACTATGTTGAGTGGAGAATCTGCAAATGGAGATTTCCCATTTATTACAACTGAAACTATGGCAACAATTAACAAACGTGCAGAAATTGAATTTTATACTAAATTATATTATGAAAAACAGTTAGAAAATGCTAGAAAATCAACAAGTGGTCAAAGAGCAGATATTGCAAACCAATTAGCAAATACTTCAATTGATGGAAAATATGAATATGCTGTTGTTGCTTCAAGAACAGGAGAACTTTTAAAAACTATTTCTAAATTTAGACCTAACGTAACAATATTGGGAGTAAGTGCAGAACCAAAATTATGAACTGCTTTTGGTGTATGACACTCAATCTTTATGAACAGAGTAGATGATTTTGACGCATTTTTAGATGATCATAAAGCAATAATTAATGTTGCAAAAAGCTGAGGAGCTAAATCAGGAGAAAAAATCTTATTTGTAAGAAATGAAAACATAACAGAATTAGTAGTAGATTAA
- a CDS encoding PTS sugar transporter subunit IIB, which translates to MLRILLCCSAGMSTSMLVSKMQSAARREGLECVIEAMSITEGKQQIDKWDVIMLGPQVGYGLKEFESITKKPVAIIPAPIYAVAKGAEAIQMAKEMAKKAGVQF; encoded by the coding sequence ATGTTAAGAATTTTACTATGTTGTTCAGCAGGAATGTCTACAAGTATGTTGGTTTCAAAAATGCAATCAGCTGCACGTCGTGAAGGTTTAGAATGTGTTATTGAAGCTATGAGTATTACAGAAGGAAAACAACAAATTGATAAATGAGACGTTATAATGTTAGGACCGCAAGTTGGTTATGGTTTAAAAGAATTTGAATCTATAACTAAAAAACCTGTAGCAATTATTCCAGCACCAATTTATGCTGTGGCTAAAGGAGCCGAAGCAATCCAAATGGCAAAAGAAATGGCTAAAAAGGCAGGTGTACAATTTTAA